One Vicugna pacos chromosome 12, VicPac4, whole genome shotgun sequence genomic window carries:
- the NPTXR gene encoding neuronal pentraxin receptor, giving the protein MLAFLGAVICIIASVPLAASPARALPGGADNASAGSAAAASPGPQRSLSALHGAGGSAGPPALPGAPAASAHPLPPMPLFSRFLCTPLAAACPSGAEQGDAAQGEREELLLLQSTAEQLRQTALQQEARIRADQDTIRELTGKLSRCESGLPRGLQDAGPRRDAMADGPWDSPALILELEDAVRALRDRIDRIEQELPARVNYTAAPAPAPAVPTALHSKMDELEGQLLAKVLALEKERVALSHSSQQQRQEVEKELDALQDRVAELEHGSSAYSPPDAFKVSIPIRNNYMYARVRKALPELYAFTVCMWLRSKSGGTGQGTPFSYSVPGQANEIVLLEAGHDPMELLINDKVAQLPLSLKDNGWHHICIAWTTRDGLWFAYQDGELQGSGENLAAWHPIKPHGILILGQEQDTLGGRFDATQAFVGDIAQFNLWDHTLTPAQVLGIANCTGPLLGNILPWEDKLVEAFGGATKATFDICKGRAKA; this is encoded by the exons ATGCTGGCGTTCCTCGGTGCCGTCATCTGCATCATCGCCAGCGTGCCCCTGGCGGCCAGCCCGGCACGGGCGCTGCCCGGCGGCGCCGACAACGCCTCAGCCGGCTCGGCCGCTGCCGCGTCCCCGGGCCCGCAGCGCAGCCTGAGCGCGCTGCACGGCGCGGGTGGCTCGGCCGGGCCCCCGGCGCTGCCCGGGGCGCCGGCGGCCAGCGCGCACCCGCTGCCGCCGATGCCCCTCTTCAGCCGCTTCCTCTGCACGCCGCTGGCGGCCGCCTGCCCGTCGGGGGCCGAGCAGGGGGACGCGGCGCAGGGCGAGCGcgaggagctgctgctgctgcagagcACGGCCGAGCAGCTGCGCCAGACGGCGCTGCAGCAGGAGGCGCGCATCCGCGCGGACCAGGACACCATCCGCGAGCTCACGGGCAAGCTGAGCCGCTGCGAGAGCGGCCTGCCGCGCGGCCTCCAGGACGCCGGGCCCCGCCGCGACGCCATGGCCGACGGGCCCTGGGACTCACCAGCGCTCATCCTCGAGCTGGAGGACGCTGTGCGCGCTCTCCGGGACCGCATCGACCGCATCGAG CAGGAGCTTCCGGCCCGGGTGAACTAcacagcagccccagcccctgcaccCGCGGTGCCCACAGCCCTGCACTCCAAGATGGATGAGCTGGAGGGCCAGCTGCTGGCCAAGGTGCTGGCACTGGAGAAGGAGCGTGTGGCCCTCAGTCACAGCAGCCAGCAGCAGCggcaggaggtggagaaggagctgGATGCCCTGCAGGACCGCGTAGCTGAACTGGAGCACG GGTCTTCGGCATACAGTCCCCCAGATGCCTTCAAGGTCAGCATCCCCATCCGCAACAACTACATGTACGCCCGCGTGCGGAAGGCGCTGCCTGAGCTCTACGCCTTCACGGTCTGCATGTGGCTGCGATCCAAGTCGGGAGGCACTGGCCAGGGCACCCCTTTCTCCTACTCGGTGCCTGGGCAGGCCAATGAGATTGTGTTGCTGGAGGCCGGCCATGACCCCATGGAGCTGCTGATCAATGACAAG GTGGCCCAGCTGCCCCTGAGCCTGAAGGACAATGGCTGGCACCATATCTGCATTGCCTGGACCACAAGGGATGGCCTGTGGTTTGCCTACCAGGACGGGGAGCTGCAAGGCTCTGGTGAGAACCTGGCCGCCTGGCACCCCATCAAGCCTCATGGGATCCTTATCCTGGGTCAGGAGCAG GATACCCTTGGTGGCCGGTTTGATGCCACCCAGGCCTTCGTGGGTGACATTGCCCAGTTTAACCTGTGGGACCACACCCTGACACCTGCCCAGGTCCTGGGTATTGCCAACTGTACAGGGCCGCTGCTGGGCAACATCCTCCCCTGGGAAGACAAGCTAGTGGAGGCCTTTGGGGGTGCCACGAAGGCCACCTTCGATATCTGCAAGGGGAGGGCCAAAGCATGA